The Phycisphaerae bacterium genome window below encodes:
- a CDS encoding ATP-dependent Clp protease adaptor ClpS, with protein MNSTTVSPAPRPTLPAPKKEKPPQRPKLYNVILLDDNDHTYDYVIGMLEKLFGYSAEQAYQLACSVDTTGRVVVETAPLERAEFKRDQIHAFGRDWRIPRCCGSMTSIVELVSN; from the coding sequence ATGAACTCGACAACGGTCAGTCCGGCGCCTCGGCCGACCTTGCCGGCGCCAAAGAAAGAGAAACCGCCGCAACGACCCAAGCTCTACAATGTCATCCTTCTCGATGACAACGACCATACCTACGACTACGTGATCGGCATGCTGGAGAAGTTGTTCGGGTATTCGGCCGAGCAGGCTTATCAACTGGCATGCTCCGTCGATACAACCGGTCGCGTGGTTGTGGAGACGGCGCCGCTGGAGCGGGCAGAGTTCAAGCGCGACCAGATCCATGCCTTCGGGCGGGACTGGCGCATTCCGCGGTGCTGCGGGAGCATGACGTCGATTGTGGAGCTGGTCTCGAACTAG
- a CDS encoding tyrosine-type recombinase/integrase, whose product MPSSSGCCQRTKHPEGISEWLNDRLCEAQDSARRRGHPIPARLPPSAPLFHIPSGLTRIFDRDLAVAGIPKRDERNRFVDIHALRVTFGTHLCAAGVPLRTAQAAMRHSKPELTANIYTDPKLLDVAGAINALPALPATPDQPALRQAMS is encoded by the coding sequence ATGCCGTCATCGAGCGGATGCTGCCAGCGCACGAAGCATCCGGAGGGAATCTCCGAATGGCTGAATGACCGGCTCTGCGAAGCTCAGGATTCTGCACGCCGTCGAGGCCATCCCATCCCTGCCCGACTGCCCCCGTCCGCCCCCCTATTCCACATTCCGTCCGGCCTGACACGGATCTTCGACCGCGATCTCGCCGTCGCCGGAATCCCCAAGCGCGACGAGCGCAATCGCTTCGTCGATATACACGCGTTGCGCGTAACGTTCGGCACCCACCTCTGCGCGGCCGGCGTTCCGCTTCGCACGGCTCAGGCAGCGATGCGTCACTCCAAGCCCGAGCTCACCGCCAACATCTACACCGACCCCAAACTGCTCGACGTCGCCGGCGCTATCAACGCCCTGCCGGCGCTGCCTGCCACCCCTGACCAACCCGCGCTCCGTCAAGCCATGTCATAA